The Candidatus Angelobacter sp. sequence CATCTGATTCTGGCGATCGTCATCGTGCCGCTGGTGTTGATGACGCTGAATCGCGCGCTGAAGCAACGTTTCGAACTGCACCGGAAAATCGCGCGCTGGACCTGGCCGCTGTGGATGTATGTTTCAGTGACCGGCGTGGCAATCTATCTGCTCCTTTACCAGATCTTCCCGCAAC is a genomic window containing:
- a CDS encoding DUF420 domain-containing protein, with the protein product HLILAIVIVPLVLMTLNRALKQRFELHRKIARWTWPLWMYVSVTGVAIYLLLYQIFPQR